In one Myxocyprinus asiaticus isolate MX2 ecotype Aquarium Trade chromosome 1, UBuf_Myxa_2, whole genome shotgun sequence genomic region, the following are encoded:
- the LOC127414693 gene encoding gamma-secretase subunit Aph-1b, which translates to MTVAVFFGCTFIAFGPAIALFVFTIARDPLRVIFLIAGAFFWLVSLLMSSLVWFITVQISNKNSATQQRGLLIFGVVLSVLLQEVFRFGYYKLLKKANDGLLTLSQEDTMPISMRQLAYVSGLGFGFMSGAFSVVNILSDSLGPGTVGIHGDSQHYFLSSAFMTLAIILLHMFWGVVFFEACEKQRWWALGAVVFSHLLVSCLTFVNPHYQGSLIPTYIILCVMAAWAYLCAGGSLRNLNLCLTCKDKDFLLANHRPR; encoded by the exons ATGACAGTGGCGGTGTTTTTCGGCTGTACGTTCATCGCTTTCGGCCCGGCCATCGCTTTGTTCGTCTTTACAATCGCCCGGGATCCGCTCCGTGTGATCTTCCTCATTGCAGG GGCATTTTTCTGGCTGGTGTCTTTGCTGATGTCCTCTCTTGTGTGGTTCATCACAGTTCAGATCAGCAACAAGAACAGTGCCACTCAGCAGAGAGGACTGCTTATTTTTGGAGTGGTGCTCTCTGTGTTGCTTCAAGAGGTTTTCAGATTTGGTTACTACAAACTGCTGAA GAAAGCAAATGATGGCCTATTAACACTCAGTCAAGAGGACACCATGCCCATCTCCATGCGGCAGCTAGCCTATG TATCTGGTCTGGGCTTTGGCTTTATGAGTGGAGCGTTCTCTGTGGTCAACATACTGTCTGACTCTTTGGGCCCAGGAACTGTTGGTATCCATGGCGACTCTCAACATTATTTCTTATCCTCAG CGTTTATGACACTGGCCATTATTTTGCTGCATATGTTCTGGGGTGTTGTTTTCTTTGAGGCATGTGAGAAACAGAGATGGTGGGCTCTTGGAGCTGTGGTCTTCAGTCATCTACTAGTATCATGCCTG ACATTTGTGAACCCACACTATCAGGGCAGTTTGATCCCAACCTATATCATACTGTGTGTCATGGCAGCCTGGGCATACTTATGTGCTGGAGGATCTTTGAGGAACCTTAATCTCTGTCTCACCTGTAAAGATAAAGACTTCCTGCTGGCCAATCACCGGCCTAGATAA
- the slc38a8b gene encoding putative sodium-coupled neutral amino acid transporter 8 translates to MEELARESIRSISLLSKPARGSEVPRLGSFGAIFIMLKSALGAGLLNFPWAFEKAGGVNTAISVEMVSLVFLISGLVILGYASSISRQNTYHDVVREVCGQRIGHLCEICFVFNLFMISVAFLVVVQDQLDKLCLSLYETVTGTTGDMPYHWYTDHRFALFVMCLVIILPLSVPKEIGIQKYTSVLGTLAATYLSVAVIVKYYLKDEHTADITPEHSEGLDSLASMFSVVPTICFGFQCHEACIAIYSSMENKKITHWVFISVTSMVFCLLIYTLTGVFGFLTFGRAVASDILMSYPGNDVVMIIARLLFGISIITIYPIILLLGRSVILTQILRFWEKRALITSVIESRCRLILTILWITVTLLIAIYVPDMSEVISVIGGISAFFIFIFPGLCLIFAMQTEPISHRKRTLFTGWGVVTVITGAFIFGQSTTIAAMELFHKF, encoded by the exons ATGGAGGAGCTAGCCCGGGAGAGCATCCGCAGCATCAGTCTCCTATCCAAACCTGCGCGGGGTTCGGAAGTCCCACGCCTCGGCTCATTTGGAGCTATTTTCATCATGCTTAAATCCGCCCTCGGCGCGGGTCTGCTTAACTTTCCCTGGGCTTTTGAGAAGGCTGGCGGCGTGAATACCGCCATCAGTGTGGAGATG GTTTCTCTGGTATTTCTGATCAGCGGGTTGGTCATTCTCGGCTATGCCTCATCAATCAGTCGGCAGAACACGTATCATGATGTGGTGCGAGAAGTGTGTGGACAGAGGATCGGCCATCTGTGTGAGATCTGCTTTGTTTTCAACCTCTTCATGATCTCTGTCGCCTTTTTGGTGGTTGTGCAGGATCAACTGGATAAAC tgtgtctgtctctgtatgAGACTGTGACAGGCACTACAGGAGACATGCCATATCATTGGTACACAGATCACCGTTTTGCACTCTTTGTCATGTGCCTTGTTATCATCCTCCCACTCTCAGTACCCAAAGAGATCGGCATCCAGAAATACACAAG TGTGCTGGGAACTCTGGCTGCTACATACCTGAGCGTGGCTGTAATTGTGAAGTATTACCTGAAAGATGAGCATACAGCAGATATTACACCAGAGCACAGTGAAGG GTTGGACTCATTGGCCTCCATGTTCAGTGTGGTTCCTACTATCTGTTTTGGTTTCCAG tGTCACGAAGCATGTATTGCAATATACAGCAGCATGGAGAACAAAAAGATTACACATTGGGTCTTCATCTCGGTTACTTCTATGGTTTTCTGCCTGCTTATTTATACTCTTACAG GTGTGTTTGGCTTTCTTACATTTGGACGGGCAGTAGCCTCAGATATTCTGATGTCATATCCTGGAAATGATGTTGTGATGATTATTGCTAGGCTGCTGTTTGGGATTTCGATTATCACCATCTATCCTATAATATTGCTGTTGGGCAG GTCTGTGATTCTAACACAAATATTGCGCTTCTGGGAAAAACGGGCCTTAATTACATCTGTGATTGAGAGTCGGTGCCGTTTGATTCTAACAATTCTCTGGATCACTGTGACTCTCCTCATCGCCATCTATGTACCAGACATGAGTGAAGTCATCAGCGTAATTGGAGGAATTAGTGCCTTCTTTATCTTCATCTTTCCTG GGCTGTGCCTCATTTTCGCCATGCAGACAGAACCTATTAGTCACAGGAAGAG AACCCTCTTTACAGGCTGGGGTGTGGTTACTGTCATTACTGGAGCTTTTATCTTTGGCCAGAGCACCACTATAGCTGCTATGGAGTTGTTTCACAAATTCTAA